A single genomic interval of Asinibacterium sp. OR53 harbors:
- a CDS encoding glycoside hydrolase family 3 protein: MQKITIFLLLCLALANPSIAQTIPAYKNARLPIEVRVKDLLKRMTPEEKFWQLFMIPGDLGNDPSKYKNGIFGFQVNTVQQQHGAAAQLLNYQSGQTAQQTLQKINSIQKYFVEQTRLGIPIIAFDEALHGLIRDEATAFPQAIALAATWDTTLMNKVAAAIANETKSRGIRHILSPVVNLATDARWGRVEETYGEDPVLSAAMGVAFVKAFEQRGIITNPKHFAVNHGEGGRDSYPIHYNERLLEETYFVPFKAVIQKGGARSIMTAYNSLDGSPCSANDWLLNKKLRKDWGFKGFVLSDAGATGGANVLHFTAADYAEAGKQAIENGLDVIFQTAYEHHQLFEKHFLDKSMRPGAIDSAVARVLRAKFELGLFEKPYVDASMLEQWSIQQHRELAKEAAIRSMVLLKNDHQVLPFTTSLKKIAVLGTDAVEARLGGYSGPGIHKQSILAGIQERAGNNWQVVYAPGPGRQHQTWTVVPDSCLFTMQNGKRVPGLSAAYFNNITLQGTPVLSRVDAAINFQWTLFSPDPAKINYDFFSARWTGKIQSPVTGNVDIGIDGNDGYRLFINDQLIIDNWQKQSYATKLANFHFEKEKAYDIRVEYFEPAGNARFHLIWNAGVQDSSEYKIQQAVNAAAGADIAVVVAGIEEGEFRDRASLALPGLQDEMLQRVAASGKRVVVLLVGGSAVTMRNWLDKVNGVLDVWYPGEAGGDAVAAILFGDRSPSGKLPITFPVSEAQLPLVYNHKPTGRGDDYNNLTGMPLFPFGFGLSYTSFTYSDLRLAKHVIKTGETLSLSFKLKNTGNYKSDEVVQLYLHDELASVARPVKELKAFQRVSLDKGEEKEIRFNITPDMLTMLNVNMKEVIEPGQFRIMIGCSSSDIRLREIFEVK, from the coding sequence ATGCAAAAAATAACCATATTTCTCCTGCTTTGCCTGGCCCTGGCCAACCCTTCCATTGCACAAACGATTCCGGCTTATAAGAACGCCCGCCTTCCCATAGAAGTGCGGGTAAAAGACTTGCTGAAGCGCATGACACCGGAAGAAAAATTCTGGCAACTGTTCATGATACCGGGCGACCTGGGTAATGATCCTTCAAAATATAAGAATGGCATTTTTGGTTTCCAGGTAAATACCGTGCAACAGCAGCATGGTGCCGCCGCACAACTGTTGAATTATCAATCCGGACAAACCGCGCAACAAACCCTTCAAAAGATCAACAGCATACAAAAGTATTTTGTAGAACAAACAAGACTGGGCATTCCCATCATTGCTTTCGATGAAGCATTGCATGGCCTCATCCGCGATGAAGCCACTGCTTTTCCCCAGGCGATTGCCCTGGCAGCTACCTGGGATACCACATTAATGAACAAAGTAGCTGCTGCCATTGCCAATGAAACAAAATCGAGAGGCATTCGTCATATTCTTTCACCGGTGGTAAACCTGGCCACCGATGCGCGCTGGGGAAGGGTGGAAGAGACTTATGGAGAAGATCCGGTACTCTCGGCAGCCATGGGTGTGGCTTTTGTAAAAGCATTTGAACAAAGAGGGATCATCACCAATCCCAAACATTTTGCGGTGAACCATGGCGAAGGTGGTCGGGATAGTTACCCGATCCATTACAATGAACGGTTGCTCGAAGAAACTTATTTTGTCCCCTTCAAAGCGGTGATACAAAAGGGCGGCGCCAGGAGTATCATGACAGCATACAATTCACTGGACGGTTCGCCTTGTTCTGCCAATGACTGGTTGCTGAATAAAAAACTCAGGAAAGACTGGGGGTTCAAAGGATTCGTGTTGTCCGATGCAGGAGCCACCGGTGGCGCCAATGTATTACATTTTACGGCAGCAGATTATGCAGAAGCCGGCAAGCAGGCTATTGAGAACGGATTGGATGTGATCTTTCAGACTGCGTATGAACACCATCAATTGTTCGAAAAACATTTTCTCGATAAGAGCATGAGACCAGGCGCCATTGATAGCGCCGTAGCCAGGGTATTAAGGGCAAAATTCGAACTGGGTCTTTTTGAAAAACCTTATGTAGATGCATCGATGCTGGAGCAGTGGAGCATCCAACAACACCGGGAACTGGCCAAAGAAGCAGCCATCCGTTCAATGGTGCTGCTGAAGAACGATCACCAGGTATTGCCTTTTACCACATCCCTCAAAAAAATTGCGGTGCTTGGTACAGACGCTGTCGAAGCGCGGCTGGGTGGTTACAGCGGTCCCGGTATTCATAAGCAATCCATCCTGGCAGGTATACAAGAAAGAGCCGGAAATAATTGGCAGGTAGTGTACGCACCCGGACCTGGAAGGCAACATCAAACCTGGACGGTCGTTCCGGATAGTTGTTTATTCACCATGCAAAATGGAAAAAGGGTGCCAGGATTATCTGCAGCTTATTTCAACAATATTACGCTGCAAGGAACGCCGGTACTATCAAGGGTGGATGCGGCCATCAATTTTCAGTGGACTTTGTTTTCTCCCGATCCCGCAAAGATCAATTATGATTTTTTCTCGGCAAGATGGACGGGGAAGATCCAATCTCCTGTAACGGGTAATGTTGATATTGGTATCGACGGTAACGATGGCTACCGTTTGTTTATCAACGACCAACTCATCATCGATAATTGGCAAAAACAGAGCTATGCTACGAAGCTGGCCAATTTTCATTTTGAAAAAGAAAAAGCTTACGATATCAGGGTAGAATATTTTGAACCGGCGGGTAATGCACGGTTCCACCTCATTTGGAATGCAGGTGTGCAAGACAGCAGCGAATACAAGATACAGCAAGCAGTGAATGCAGCAGCCGGCGCTGATATAGCGGTAGTGGTTGCTGGTATTGAAGAAGGAGAGTTCAGGGACAGGGCTTCACTGGCGTTGCCGGGCTTGCAGGATGAAATGTTACAGCGTGTAGCTGCTTCGGGTAAACGGGTTGTGGTATTGCTGGTAGGCGGCAGCGCTGTTACGATGCGCAACTGGCTGGATAAAGTGAATGGTGTGCTGGATGTATGGTATCCGGGCGAAGCAGGCGGAGATGCAGTGGCGGCTATTTTATTCGGAGACCGGTCGCCTTCAGGTAAACTGCCCATTACATTCCCTGTATCGGAAGCGCAACTACCGCTGGTTTATAACCACAAACCTACCGGCCGCGGCGACGATTATAACAACCTTACCGGAATGCCGCTGTTTCCGTTTGGATTCGGGTTGAGTTACACAAGTTTTACCTATTCGGATCTCCGGTTGGCGAAACATGTGATCAAAACAGGAGAAACATTGTCGCTCAGCTTTAAACTGAAAAACACAGGTAATTATAAATCTGATGAAGTGGTGCAATTATACCTGCACGATGAACTGGCATCCGTGGCAAGGCCTGTGAAAGAACTGAAAGCGTTTCAACGGGTAAGCCTTGACAAGGGAGAAGAAAAAGAAATTCGTTTCAACATTACACCCGATATGCTCACCATGTTGAA
- a CDS encoding GDCCVxC domain-containing (seleno)protein has protein sequence MSNTAVQLQSIITCPHCGHQKEETMPTDACQYFYVCENCHQRLQPKAGDCCVYCSYGSVKCPPVQQGTCHC, from the coding sequence ATGTCAAATACTGCGGTACAATTGCAATCTATCATTACTTGTCCCCACTGCGGACATCAAAAAGAAGAAACCATGCCCACCGATGCATGCCAGTATTTCTATGTATGCGAAAACTGCCACCAGCGCCTGCAACCCAAGGCGGGCGACTGCTGTGTGTATTGCAGCTACGGGTCGGTTAAATGCCCGCCTGTTCAACAGGGAACCTGCCATTGCTGA
- the merTP gene encoding mercuric transport protein MerTP, with protein sequence MSNEKNNKILLGSGLVLALTSSLCCIVPALAIISGTGSAVAAFSWAAPLRPYLLGATVLILGFAFYQAYKPKAKDECACETKRSFLQSKSFLWIVAAVSLLLSAFPYYAKYLQPQIPQQQAANHLPNQQQAVLHLQGMDCEACEGHVNNALLKKKGVQQVHTSYPQGTVTIQFDSTSISLQQLAGVIENETGYKVISPSPGK encoded by the coding sequence ATGAGCAACGAAAAAAACAATAAGATACTGCTTGGTTCCGGACTGGTGCTGGCGCTGACATCATCGTTATGCTGTATTGTTCCTGCACTGGCCATTATAAGCGGTACCGGCAGCGCTGTTGCCGCATTTAGCTGGGCTGCACCGCTCAGGCCTTACTTGTTAGGGGCAACGGTATTGATCCTGGGGTTTGCTTTTTACCAGGCGTATAAACCAAAAGCGAAAGACGAATGTGCATGCGAAACAAAGCGCAGCTTTTTGCAATCAAAATCTTTTCTTTGGATCGTTGCGGCGGTCTCCCTTTTGCTGTCAGCCTTTCCCTATTATGCAAAATATTTGCAACCTCAAATCCCGCAGCAACAGGCAGCGAATCATTTGCCCAACCAGCAGCAGGCTGTATTACACTTACAGGGCATGGACTGTGAAGCCTGCGAGGGACATGTGAACAACGCTTTGCTGAAAAAGAAAGGTGTGCAACAGGTTCACACCTCTTATCCCCAGGGCACTGTAACCATCCAATTCGATAGCACGAGTATATCGTTGCAACAACTGGCTGGCGTCATCGAAAATGAAACAGGCTATAAAGTAATATCTCCATCCCCCGGCAAATAA
- a CDS encoding metalloregulator ArsR/SmtB family transcription factor, with product MRRTCIRENANPEQINDCREKIADNERSFSQLSGILSLAGNDVRLKILYLLEEEKELCPCDLSDILGMSIPAISQHLRKMKDGNIIESRKEGQTIFYSLKTEHLKLLRPFFKIINQLNAKAAAI from the coding sequence ATGAGGAGGACTTGTATTCGTGAAAATGCCAATCCGGAGCAGATCAATGATTGCAGGGAAAAGATAGCTGACAATGAAAGATCATTTTCGCAACTATCTGGTATCTTGTCATTGGCCGGAAACGACGTCCGGCTGAAGATCTTATACCTGCTGGAAGAAGAAAAAGAACTTTGCCCCTGTGACCTCAGTGATATCCTTGGCATGAGCATACCAGCTATTTCGCAGCACCTGCGCAAAATGAAAGATGGTAATATCATCGAATCGCGTAAAGAGGGTCAAACGATTTTCTATTCCCTTAAAACGGAGCACCTGAAATTGTTGAGGCCGTTCTTTAAGATCATCAACCAGTTGAATGCAAAAGCAGCGGCAATATGA
- a CDS encoding pyridoxamine 5'-phosphate oxidase family protein: MEESIIRFIERQTCASICCVDGDGRPHCFACYYAFDSSKALLYFKSSPGSRHMQLLLRQPAVSGTILPDRIRLLAVQGLQFHGMWLPKDHPSIPSATEKYHLKYPFALAIPGEVSAIQLQSVKMASRKPGGKK, encoded by the coding sequence ATGGAAGAGTCGATCATTCGGTTTATCGAGCGGCAAACATGCGCTTCGATCTGCTGTGTGGATGGGGACGGCAGACCTCATTGTTTCGCGTGTTATTACGCCTTCGACAGCAGCAAAGCCTTGCTGTACTTCAAATCTTCCCCTGGGAGCCGGCATATGCAGCTTTTGTTGCGACAGCCTGCGGTTTCAGGGACCATATTGCCCGATAGGATAAGACTTTTGGCCGTACAAGGCTTGCAGTTTCATGGGATGTGGTTGCCCAAGGATCATCCAAGCATCCCGAGTGCAACAGAAAAGTATCATCTCAAGTATCCTTTCGCGCTGGCCATTCCGGGGGAAGTGTCGGCCATTCAGTTGCAGAGTGTGAAAATGGCCAGCAGGAAACCCGGTGGAAAAAAATAA
- a CDS encoding NAD(P)-dependent oxidoreductase, translating into MRNILITGASGFIGSALVDEALQRGFNTFAGIRNSSRRKYLAHPGIRFLELDLSDDEALDLALRGFRDRYDKLDVVIHAAGVTKAVRPADYRVVNCGHTRRLVHALMRNGLIPRKFVYLSSLASFGPGVKRTPISLAQERNPVSKYGQSKLEAEQFLFALRDFPFVIINPTAVYGPRDTGFLPVLKCLQQRLDIGLRDEGRLLSFLHVNDLCQAVFLCVESPVLHKQFLISDLRVYTQKSFAHIAGSVLNKSAIPVALPAWMVSGVASIAEAMGYITGRATFLNRDRLRDFKALNWSVCCPEMTELGFKPCFGLEEGLRQAIGWYREAGWLKQ; encoded by the coding sequence ATGCGTAATATTTTGATCACGGGAGCAAGCGGTTTTATCGGCAGCGCTTTAGTGGACGAAGCTCTCCAAAGAGGCTTCAATACCTTTGCGGGAATAAGGAACAGCAGCCGACGCAAATACCTGGCGCATCCCGGTATCCGCTTCCTGGAACTGGATCTTAGCGACGACGAGGCGCTGGATCTTGCCCTGCGAGGGTTCAGGGATAGGTATGACAAACTGGACGTGGTCATTCATGCCGCTGGTGTAACCAAAGCCGTTCGCCCGGCTGATTACCGCGTGGTGAATTGCGGGCACACGAGGCGTTTGGTCCATGCGCTGATGCGGAATGGCCTTATTCCCCGTAAATTTGTTTACCTCAGCAGCCTGGCCTCGTTCGGGCCTGGCGTCAAGAGAACGCCTATTTCTCTTGCCCAGGAGCGAAACCCTGTGTCGAAATATGGGCAAAGCAAGCTGGAAGCCGAACAGTTTCTTTTCGCTCTCAGGGATTTTCCGTTTGTCATTATCAATCCCACTGCCGTGTACGGCCCGCGGGACACGGGCTTTTTACCAGTACTGAAGTGCTTACAACAGCGGCTTGATATCGGATTGAGGGATGAGGGTCGACTGCTTAGTTTCCTGCATGTGAATGATCTCTGCCAGGCAGTTTTTTTATGCGTGGAATCACCGGTTTTGCACAAACAATTCCTGATATCCGATCTCCGTGTGTATACGCAGAAGAGTTTTGCCCATATCGCAGGCTCTGTTCTGAACAAGAGCGCCATCCCGGTGGCACTGCCGGCCTGGATGGTATCAGGCGTCGCAAGTATCGCAGAGGCAATGGGGTATATCACAGGGAGGGCTACCTTCCTGAACCGGGACCGTCTCCGGGATTTCAAGGCGCTTAACTGGAGCGTCTGTTGCCCGGAGATGACAGAGCTCGGATTCAAGCCCTGTTTTGGGCTGGAAGAAGGTCTCAGGCAGGCCATCGGCTGGTACAGGGAAGCAGGGTGGCTAAAACAATAA
- a CDS encoding aminotransferase class I/II-fold pyridoxal phosphate-dependent enzyme: MIQRKLVEKLAGYTAPDELKNAGIYPYFRPIGENKDTEIVIQGKKLLMFGSNSYMGLTNHPKVTAAAKQAIDKYGSSCSGSRFLNGTSRLHIRLEERLADFVGKEAALVFTTGFQANLGTVASLTGRNGVLILDEADHASIIEGSRLSFSRVLKFAHNDMNDLERILRAVEGEGIRMIVVDGIFSMEGDICKLPEIAALAAKYEALLMVDDAHSIGVLGESGRGTADHFGLTDQVDIIMGTFSKSLASVGGFVASTREMINYLKHHSRALIFSASIPPSAAAAAMAALEIIQAEPERQEALRDNTAYMAKMLDQLGFDTHCSMTPIIPIYIRDNRLTFEFTQRLFDRGIFVNPVVSPAVRSDAAMVRMSVMATHTRRQLDMALSALEKVSRELQLFGIKQA, encoded by the coding sequence ATGATACAAAGAAAGTTAGTTGAAAAATTAGCCGGGTATACGGCGCCCGACGAATTAAAAAATGCCGGAATCTATCCTTATTTCAGGCCTATCGGCGAGAACAAGGATACGGAGATAGTCATCCAGGGTAAAAAACTCCTGATGTTCGGTTCCAACAGCTATATGGGGCTTACCAACCATCCGAAAGTGACCGCCGCTGCGAAACAGGCGATCGACAAATACGGCAGCAGCTGTTCGGGGTCGAGATTTCTGAACGGCACTTCCCGGCTGCATATCCGGCTGGAAGAAAGGCTGGCTGATTTTGTCGGGAAGGAGGCAGCGTTGGTTTTTACTACCGGTTTCCAAGCAAACCTGGGAACCGTGGCGTCATTGACGGGAAGGAACGGCGTGTTGATATTGGACGAGGCGGATCACGCCTCTATCATAGAGGGCAGCCGGCTTTCATTTTCCCGGGTCCTGAAATTCGCGCACAACGATATGAATGACCTGGAAAGGATCCTGCGTGCCGTGGAAGGAGAAGGCATTAGGATGATCGTTGTGGACGGCATATTCAGCATGGAGGGAGATATCTGCAAACTGCCGGAGATCGCAGCGCTGGCTGCAAAATACGAGGCGCTTCTCATGGTAGACGATGCCCATTCTATCGGCGTGCTGGGAGAATCGGGCCGGGGTACGGCCGATCATTTCGGACTGACAGACCAGGTAGATATCATTATGGGCACCTTCAGCAAGTCGCTTGCTTCTGTCGGCGGTTTTGTCGCGTCCACCCGGGAAATGATCAACTATCTCAAGCACCATAGCAGGGCGCTGATCTTCAGCGCCAGCATTCCACCTTCCGCCGCCGCCGCCGCCATGGCTGCGCTGGAGATCATCCAGGCAGAACCGGAGAGACAGGAAGCCCTCCGGGACAATACCGCTTATATGGCGAAAATGTTGGATCAGCTGGGGTTCGATACCCATTGTTCCATGACTCCCATCATACCCATTTACATCAGGGATAACCGGCTCACATTCGAATTTACGCAACGTTTGTTCGACCGGGGCATATTTGTGAACCCGGTAGTGTCCCCGGCGGTCAGGAGCGATGCGGCTATGGTGCGGATGTCGGTCATGGCCACTCATACCCGCCGGCAGCTCGACATGGCCTTGTCTGCGCTTGAAAAGGTCAGCCGCGAACTTCAACTATTTGGTATCAAACAGGCATAA
- a CDS encoding putative zinc-binding protein, which produces MKNTTEIEEIPLVYSCSGCSSAAQMANYLALRLDRNGLAEMSCIAGVGGNVKSLVRKALSGRKIVAIDGCPLACVRACLGNHGVVPSLHVQLWDHGVKKQNHIDFDPNEADRLLSGIERSVRKLQRKEQYDTKKVS; this is translated from the coding sequence ATGAAAAATACTACTGAAATAGAGGAGATTCCACTGGTGTATTCCTGTTCCGGCTGTTCCAGCGCTGCACAGATGGCCAATTACCTTGCGCTGCGTCTGGACAGGAACGGGTTGGCGGAGATGTCCTGCATCGCGGGTGTCGGAGGCAATGTGAAAAGCCTTGTCCGAAAGGCATTGTCCGGAAGGAAGATCGTTGCTATCGACGGTTGCCCGCTTGCATGTGTCAGGGCTTGCCTGGGCAATCATGGCGTAGTCCCGTCCCTTCATGTCCAATTGTGGGATCATGGCGTTAAAAAACAGAACCATATCGATTTCGATCCGAATGAAGCAGACCGTCTTCTCAGCGGTATCGAAAGATCAGTCCGCAAACTTCAGCGTAAAGAACAATATGATACAAAGAAAGTTAGTTGA
- a CDS encoding nitric-oxide reductase large subunit, translating into MAKENFINYLLNPRNWWLPLLLIFTVSAAGVMMIGIHTYTEAPPVPDYVSAEGAIIYRKADILNGQAIFQKYALMDYGSMFGDGANRGPDFTAEALHHIALSMQQYYLAKRPADLQDVLADRGIGEQVKSEIKDNRYNAGTNSVTLTDAQAYAAEDLLKFQLQKFAAHGPESFKPAGYLTDSEEIRSLSAFFFWGAWVCGVERPGKVYSYTHNWPYDPAAGNRPSPAIILWSILGSLGLIFGLGLVLYYHGRLEKLDDRVYTKNARSFMTKQEVGRFRPDAVQRASFPFFYTAVILFGIQVLAGILTVHDFVGFVHFFGVDLSKVLPVTVTRSWHVQLSLLWISACWIGASFFMMSLVSPVQPAGQVRLIRIVFWLTALLVAGAFAGILLGPKGILGNKWYWLGHQGWEYIEMGKLWEVVLGTVFVLWFIVLYRGVRPVMSLRQPWALPNWLVYAAASIILLLVSGFIATPKTNFVIADFWRWMVIHMWAEAFFEVFTTVLIGYFMVLMGLVSKQAAIRVIYLATLLFLGSGLLGISHNFYWNGKPVFTMALGSVFSTLQVIPLVLLTLEAYRFSKLPRILENGGGTNGNGKTVFGFREVFLFLLGVNFWNFFGAGVLGFIINLPIANYYEHGTYLTVNHGHAALMGVYGNLALAAILFCCQLLFKPERWNTRIVTGIFWSINTGLLLMVLLDLFPAGIYQFNAVTENGLWYARSGAFVEGPVFQTLTWMRIAGGAVFTCGGVIPLVWFVLTRRKAVKEAVAEKRITNPDQCLIPQVQG; encoded by the coding sequence ATGGCAAAAGAAAATTTTATCAATTACCTGCTTAACCCCCGGAACTGGTGGCTTCCCTTGCTGTTGATCTTTACCGTCAGCGCCGCCGGGGTCATGATGATCGGTATCCACACGTATACAGAGGCGCCGCCTGTCCCCGACTATGTTTCGGCGGAAGGAGCGATCATCTACCGCAAAGCGGATATATTGAACGGACAGGCCATCTTCCAGAAATATGCGTTGATGGACTACGGGAGCATGTTCGGTGACGGTGCCAACAGGGGGCCCGATTTCACCGCGGAGGCCCTTCACCACATTGCTTTGTCCATGCAGCAGTACTACCTCGCGAAACGACCGGCCGATCTGCAAGACGTTTTAGCCGATAGAGGGATCGGCGAGCAGGTAAAGTCGGAGATCAAGGATAACCGATATAACGCCGGCACCAACTCCGTGACGTTGACGGACGCACAGGCTTATGCCGCTGAGGACCTATTGAAATTCCAGCTTCAAAAGTTCGCAGCTCACGGCCCTGAGTCGTTTAAACCGGCCGGGTATCTCACCGATAGTGAGGAGATACGGTCGTTGAGCGCTTTCTTTTTCTGGGGAGCCTGGGTGTGCGGAGTAGAACGGCCGGGCAAGGTCTACAGCTATACCCATAACTGGCCATACGACCCGGCTGCGGGCAATCGGCCGAGTCCGGCCATCATTTTATGGAGTATCCTCGGCTCCCTGGGATTGATATTCGGCCTGGGGTTGGTGCTGTATTATCATGGCAGACTGGAAAAGCTGGATGACAGGGTATACACCAAGAATGCCCGGTCGTTCATGACGAAGCAGGAGGTCGGAAGATTCCGGCCCGATGCTGTTCAAAGGGCCTCTTTCCCCTTCTTTTATACGGCCGTCATCCTATTCGGCATCCAGGTGCTCGCCGGCATCCTGACGGTGCATGATTTTGTAGGCTTTGTTCATTTCTTCGGCGTTGACCTTTCCAAGGTGTTGCCGGTGACAGTTACCAGGAGCTGGCACGTACAGCTATCCCTGTTGTGGATATCGGCCTGCTGGATCGGGGCGTCTTTTTTTATGATGTCGCTGGTCTCGCCCGTGCAGCCGGCGGGCCAGGTGCGCCTGATCCGTATTGTCTTTTGGCTTACCGCTTTGCTGGTAGCCGGTGCATTTGCGGGTATTCTGCTGGGGCCGAAGGGTATCCTCGGTAATAAGTGGTATTGGCTAGGTCACCAGGGCTGGGAATACATCGAGATGGGTAAATTGTGGGAAGTAGTGCTGGGCACCGTGTTTGTATTGTGGTTCATCGTGCTCTACAGGGGAGTCCGCCCCGTGATGAGTCTTCGGCAGCCGTGGGCATTGCCGAACTGGCTGGTATATGCCGCGGCGAGCATTATCCTGCTGCTCGTCTCCGGGTTCATCGCTACGCCGAAGACCAACTTCGTGATCGCCGATTTCTGGCGATGGATGGTCATCCATATGTGGGCAGAAGCATTTTTCGAGGTGTTCACCACCGTGCTGATTGGTTATTTCATGGTATTGATGGGGTTGGTGAGCAAGCAGGCGGCCATCCGAGTGATCTACCTGGCCACGTTGCTTTTCCTGGGCTCAGGGTTGTTGGGCATCTCCCATAATTTTTACTGGAACGGGAAACCAGTGTTTACGATGGCGCTGGGCTCCGTCTTTTCGACATTGCAGGTGATACCGCTGGTGTTACTTACGCTGGAGGCGTACCGGTTCAGCAAACTGCCCCGTATACTGGAAAATGGTGGCGGAACGAATGGAAATGGAAAGACAGTCTTCGGATTCCGCGAAGTATTTTTGTTCCTGCTAGGGGTCAATTTCTGGAATTTTTTCGGTGCAGGCGTACTCGGCTTCATCATCAACCTGCCGATCGCCAATTACTATGAACATGGAACCTATCTAACAGTCAACCACGGGCATGCCGCGCTCATGGGCGTATACGGTAACCTTGCGCTGGCCGCCATTCTATTTTGTTGCCAGCTCCTTTTCAAGCCCGAGCGTTGGAATACCCGGATCGTTACCGGTATTTTCTGGTCTATTAATACCGGCTTGCTGCTGATGGTCCTGCTTGATCTGTTCCCGGCCGGTATCTACCAATTCAACGCCGTGACGGAAAACGGTCTTTGGTACGCGCGCAGCGGGGCTTTTGTCGAGGGCCCGGTTTTCCAGACCCTTACCTGGATGCGTATTGCAGGAGGCGCCGTGTTCACTTGCGGGGGAGTGATACCGTTGGTTTGGTTCGTCCTTACCCGCAGAAAAGCGGTAAAGGAGGCGGTCGCCGAAAAAAGGATAACGAATCCGGATCAATGTTTAATCCCCCAGGTTCAGGGGTAA
- a CDS encoding 6-carboxytetrahydropterin synthase, whose amino-acid sequence MLQITKIFRFETAHAIHGYPGPCSNLHGHSYRLHVTVARQRDNDGRLPPTGFIMDFKQLKRLVNHGIVSLFDHHTILSSAYLVCHPPVAAISNLWIWETEPTAENMLLYIRDSLQQQLQPDVVLRRLRLFETDDSYAEWEEDKMC is encoded by the coding sequence ATGTTACAGATCACAAAAATATTTCGTTTCGAAACGGCGCATGCCATACACGGATACCCCGGCCCGTGCAGCAACCTCCACGGGCATTCCTACCGACTGCACGTTACCGTAGCAAGGCAGCGCGACAATGATGGTCGCTTACCACCGACGGGGTTCATCATGGATTTCAAGCAGCTGAAACGCCTCGTGAATCATGGGATCGTCTCCCTGTTCGATCATCACACCATCCTGTCATCGGCCTACCTGGTCTGCCATCCTCCCGTCGCCGCGATTTCGAATCTATGGATATGGGAAACCGAGCCGACGGCAGAGAATATGCTGCTTTATATTCGCGATTCCCTGCAGCAACAGCTGCAGCCCGATGTGGTTCTGAGAAGACTCAGGCTCTTTGAGACCGACGACTCTTATGCCGAATGGGAGGAGGATAAAATGTGTTAA
- a CDS encoding Rrf2 family transcriptional regulator, with protein sequence MFSKATEYALRAAIFIAQKSSEDNKLGIDEIARAINSPRSFTAKTLQLLSADNKIVHSTRGPNGGFYMSEKARKLPARAILEAMQEDDLLEKCVLGLKQCSEAKPCPMHSEYKSIKLQLKTLFETTTIQQLADELGKGDSKTKAGVTILYK encoded by the coding sequence ATGTTCTCAAAAGCAACCGAATACGCCTTGCGGGCTGCTATTTTTATTGCCCAGAAGAGCAGCGAGGATAACAAGCTGGGCATCGATGAGATCGCCAGGGCCATCAATTCACCCCGGTCGTTCACGGCAAAGACTCTCCAGTTGCTCAGCGCAGACAATAAGATCGTGCATTCCACACGCGGCCCCAACGGCGGGTTTTATATGTCCGAAAAAGCCCGGAAGCTTCCCGCACGAGCCATCCTGGAAGCCATGCAGGAGGATGACTTGCTAGAAAAATGCGTCCTCGGCCTGAAACAGTGTTCCGAAGCAAAACCCTGCCCGATGCATTCGGAATACAAATCGATCAAGCTGCAATTGAAAACCCTTTTCGAAACCACCACTATCCAGCAGCTTGCCGATGAGTTGGGGAAGGGCGATAGCAAGACGAAGGCAGGAGTTACGATATTATACAAATAA
- a CDS encoding hemerythrin domain-containing protein, which yields MEPKPVKRDENILKLSRDHHFGLLFCWKIRQGLKNGASPARIVAYIRHFWEKHLREHFEEEETILFTPRKDILVEKALDDHRDIRLHIESLAADAKHGELDLLADKVDKHIRFEERQLFPHLEKILSKEQLKDIGERLGKNQTPLKDEYADEFWAIQDTK from the coding sequence ATGGAACCGAAACCTGTCAAGCGAGATGAAAATATCCTGAAATTATCCAGGGATCATCACTTTGGCTTGCTGTTTTGCTGGAAGATCAGGCAGGGGTTGAAAAATGGGGCAAGCCCTGCCCGCATCGTTGCTTATATCCGGCATTTCTGGGAGAAACACCTCCGGGAACACTTTGAAGAGGAAGAGACTATTCTCTTCACGCCACGGAAGGACATCCTGGTGGAAAAAGCATTGGATGATCATCGGGATATCCGGCTCCATATCGAATCGCTTGCAGCAGACGCGAAACACGGGGAGCTCGACCTCTTAGCCGATAAAGTCGACAAGCACATCCGCTTTGAAGAACGGCAGCTTTTTCCACATCTGGAGAAGATATTGAGCAAGGAGCAGCTAAAAGATATAGGGGAGCGATTGGGAAAGAACCAAACTCCCCTGAAAGACGAATACGCGGATGAATTCTGGGCTATTCAGGATACCAAATAA